Proteins found in one Parasteatoda tepidariorum isolate YZ-2023 chromosome 7, CAS_Ptep_4.0, whole genome shotgun sequence genomic segment:
- the LOC107447698 gene encoding microtubule-associated protein tau-like: MSHRQVSGNGTGNTSSISSDDETLSSSSQKKIPPIKAPVGLAPPPDIKNVKAKVDTLANIKHKPGGGDKKIFQETPRYEYLHLRNHSKDKSSTTVPSGTEKRFSSPKLPTRLKEVKSKVGSLANIGHQPGGGKIKIFSEKLNFRENAEAKVGSLDNADHVPGGGNVEIIDEKYYYSKKTDQ; encoded by the coding sequence ATGAGCCATAGACAAGTGTCTGGAAATGGAACCGGAAACACCTCATCAATTTCCTCAGATGATGAAACACTCAGTTCATCAAGTCAGAAAAAAATCCCGCCGATTAAAGCCCCCGTAGGTCTTGCTCCTCCACCTGATATAAAGAATGTAAAAGCAAAAGTAGATACTCTCGCCAATATTAAGCATAAACCTGGTGGTGGtgataaaaagatatttcaagAAACTCCAAGATATGAATATCTTCATCTAAGAAATCACTCAAAAGACAAATCCTCAACTACAGTACCATCAGGAACTGAAAAGCGATTTTCAAGCCCGAAGTTGCCAACAAgattaaaagaagttaaatcaAAAGTTGGATCTTTGGCCAATATAGGTCATCAACCAGGCGGCggtaagataaaaatattctccGAGAAACTTAATTTTCGAGAAAATGCTGAGGCTAAAGTTGGATCTCTCGACAATGCTGATCATGTTCCTGGTGGTGGAAATGTAGAAATAATTGACgagaaatattattacagtaaaaaaactgATCAATAA